A single Loxodonta africana isolate mLoxAfr1 chromosome 12, mLoxAfr1.hap2, whole genome shotgun sequence DNA region contains:
- the LOC135232916 gene encoding basic proline-rich protein-like, with product MKTEQSPRDADGSLWARPRGASWVTGPTVLHPQAPVPAGLGGVEFCGSGSLALPPPPEADRSCPAGCKTPSWVKVQPLGAPHGIQERDPLRTSGPPLPTQSVKTYSTGLAAERGKHGGEGAKGGEINRRTEGRERVPPRREAPGKRSVVWQPEGRGPQRQGAGGGRGRALDPRQLGPRRVGGGHGGLGEGSGVKAGHGPRPPPAPKLGVSRGARTRGRRPRYAASSRPRPSLCRCEAFKDTSAPAQRGGRPGNPHPRRSQPHRSYPRVFRPLRPPPGILARPRPAPTLRRRRHRARAPTARGGGREEPGTTPPPPLSGPPQGGVPPSWALSPPLPPLPDPLTPRTPSHRWPKEDRSVALPVPAPARPPSRPRGPPGSPAPPGQGGRGAGGRGGGPGRARLPFSAAAAEPARGPTPAPLPRSLRAAAEADDSGSGSAPSSSPPASPRRRPGAGAQPGRRGRPGRAPAAAPSWAPQLRPAVEGPPAAFPGSTGAGHRVAGVQERVPSRALPAAVPPARPPLAPSLPACLRAGLPGRQERRSLPCGRSGRAGRAARPGAAAPRPGSSSALAAAAAAARAPSLPPGPPACLARSLPPLAVALPLSASSAGSPPPAPSLRLPPSLPPAARGPRPPPAARPPRPRWPRPRRCLAGPGGSAYWGAPGRRGGSGLGARPVLAPSARLPASAARRGTRTLGEGGPNAPIPQLPDPTPGLSTAPRPSSRPLRAPRVGAEPGALQQPSPRGAPCYLALPLRWVPASSTGRRDSSPSSPPAGVKCLPPLPAEPPAAFALQFSRPPPEPTALCRPQHWGWGQQRRPIRASTPTPPATPARCRGGVEPSPLSRAKVGAPAHPGLLGVRAPPQHGPL from the exons ATGAAGACGGAACAGTCCCCCAGGGATGCTGATGGCAGCCTCTGGGCACGGCCGCGAGGGGCAAGCTGGGTCACAGGGCCGACAGTGCTTCACCCGCAGGCTCCTGTCCCCGCTGGTTTGGGAGGGGTCGAGTTCTGCGGCTCTGGGTCTCTGGCCCTTCCTCCCCCGCCTGaggcggacaggagctgcccagctGGGTGCAAGACGCCATCTTGGGTCAAGGTGCAGCCACTGGGGGCTCCCCACGGGATCCAGGAGAGAGATCCCCTGAGGACCAGCGggcccccactccccacccagAGCGTCAAGACCTACTCAACTGGTCTTGCAGCGGAGAGGGGAAAGCACGGAGGCGAAGGAGCCAAAGGGGGGGAAATTAACAGAAGAAcggagggaagggagagagtgCCCCCAAGAAGGGAAGCTCCAGGAAAGCGAAGCGTAGTTTGGCAGCCCGAGGGCCGCGGGCCCCAGCGACAAGGGGCTGGGGGAGGCCGGGGGCGGGCCCTGGACCCGCGCCAGCTCGGCCCGCGCCGAGTGGGAGGAGGGCACGGCGGCCTGGGGGAGGGGAGCGGGGTGAAGGCGGGACACGGACCGCGGCCGCCTCCGGCTCCGAAGCTCGGGGTCTCCCGGGGTGCGCGGACACGGGGCCGAAGACCCCGATACGCAGCCTCGTCGAGGCCTCGTCCTTCACTGTGCAGATGCGAAGCTTTCAAGGACACGTCTGCACCGGCCCAGCGGGG GGGGCGTCCCGGGAACCCCCACCCGCGCCGCTCCCAGCCCCACCGCTCCTACCCCCGCGTTTTCCGGCCCCTGCGGCCCCCGCCCGGGATCCtcgcccgcccccgccccgcccccacaCTGCGGCGCCGCCGCCACCGCGCCCGGGCTCCCACGGCCCGCGGCGGGGGCAGGGAGGAGCCAGGCACAACGCCCCCCCCCCCGCTGTCCGGTCCTCCGCAGGGAGGTGTGCCCCCCAGCTGGGCACTCTCCCCACCCTTGCCGCCCCTCCCAGATCCGCTGACGCCCCGCACCCCCAGCCACAGGTGGCCGAAAGAGGATCGCAGCGTAGCGCTCCCCGTCCCGGCCCCCGCTCGCCCCCCGTCCCGCCCCCGGGGGCCTCCTGGGTCCCCCGCCCCGCCGGGCCAAGGAGGGCGGGGAGccggggggaggggcggggggcCGGGTCGTGCCAGGCTGCCATTTTCTGCCGCCGCCGCGGAGCCTGCGCGGGGCCCGActcccgcccccctcccccgctccCTGCGGGCCGCGGCGGAGGCCGATGATTCCGGGTCCGGGTCCGCGCCCTCCAGCAGCCCGCCCGCAAGCCCCAGGCGGCGCCCCGGGGCTGGGGCACAGCCCGGAAGACGGGGGCGGCCAGGCCGGGCCCCTGCGGCAGCGCCGAGCTGGGCACCGCAGCTGAGGCCGGCTGTGGAGGGGCCCCCGGCGGCATT TCCTGGCTCCACGGGCGCCGGGCACCGAGTTGCAGGGGTCCAGGAGCGTGTCCCAAGCCGGGCACTGCCCGCCGCCGTGCCCCCCGCCCGGCCTCCcttggctccctccctccccgcctgcCTCCGGGCTGGCCTCCCAGGCCGCCAGGAGCGGCGCTCATTACCGTGTGGCCGGTCGGGTCGGGCCGGCCGGGCTGCGCGCCCTGGTGCCGCGGCGCCGCGTCCCGGCTCGTCCTCTGctctcgccgccgccgccgccgccgcccgcgcgccctccctccctcccggccCGCCTGCCTGCCTCGctcgctccctccctccgctCGCTGTCGCGCTCCCTCTCTCCGCCTCCTCCGCCGGGTCCCCCCCTCCCGCCCCTTCTCTCcgccttcctccttccctccctccggCCGCCCGCGGGCCCAGGCCTCCGCCCGCCGCTCGCCCCCCGCGGCCGCGCTGGCCCCGGCCCCGGCGCTGCCTAGCCGGCCCGGGAGGCAGCGCCTACTGGGGGGCCCCGGGGCGCCGCGGCGGGAGCGGCCTGGGCGCGCGGCCGGTCCTAGCGCCCTCGGCTCGGCTCCCGGCCTCTGCGGCTCGCCGGGGCACCCGCACGCTGGGAGAAGGAGGGCCGAACGCCCCGATCCCGCAGCTGCCGGACCCTACGCCGGGCCTGAGCACCGCACCTCGGCCGAGCTCCCGGCCACTCCGCGCTCCTCGGGTAGGAGCCGAGCCCGGGGCCCTGCAGCAGCCCTCCCCCCGCGGGGCGCCCTGCTACCTGGCGCTGCCTCTGCGCTGGGTCCCCGCATCCAGCACTGGCCGCAGGGACAGCAGTCCCTCCTCTCCCCCGGCCGGTGTCAAGTGCCTCCCCCCGCTGCCCGCGGAGCCCCCGGCGGCCTTCGCCCTGCAGTTCTCCCGACCTCCACCAGAGCCCACTGCACT